In the Salmo trutta chromosome 13, fSalTru1.1, whole genome shotgun sequence genome, ttagggttagggttagggttatgtttagggttaggttagggttagtagctagggttagtagctagggttaggtttagggttaggagctaaggttaaggttaggtttttggaataaggttatggttagggtacgGGTAAGAGCATGGGTTTGGGTTaggaaaaataggattttgaatgggactgaattgtgtccccACAAGCTTAGCTGTTCAAGATTGTGTGTACTGCATTCAAACATGGAGATTATTTTCGAATTAATATGACAAAAGTGTATTTTTAAACTAACCAAGACTGAATGTGTCATATCCTGGGCTCCACAGTGCATAACAGACCATTACATCTAGTGGCAGCCTTTCAATAGGATTAAAACTTTAATAGATGGAACATTTCCAAATACACCATTCACTATCCTGAAGGAGATTATGTCATGTCTGGGAGCCCTAACATTATATCTAGGGGAGAAGTACAGTTATGACCAGCGGGGAAGTACAGTAATGTCCAGCAGGGAAGTACAGTTATGTAACTGGCACAATACCTGAGAGACAGAAACATTGACTCAAGTATATCTCTTAGGCAAAGCATTTGCTTCTAGCAACAAGCATCTGTCTCAGTTTCACCTTGTTTCGCCATTGTAATTAATAATAGACTGGAGGGATATGTGAACATTTGAAACTGGTATAATGTAATGTGGGGTAGTGATGTCATAAAGAACCAGAAGCAGACATTCCAGGGTCATGAGGTCATAATAGGGTGTCATGTGATCTCACATTACCTGGTCTAAAGATCATCACAGCAGGCTGCACCATTCCTTTTCATGGTCTGTGCCGATCTGTGACGTCGTATAGCCGCAGAGGAAAGAAGACATACAGATTTGTGAGGACAGTGGGACAGGGATAGTTTCCTTAAAGGTCTGTCTCATAAGACATCACTTtgccatgtgttttttttatttattttttaatccttGGTCTGGTCCAGCCAATGATAAGTGGTGCCGTTATATGCTTAGAAATTGAAATAACTTGTTGAATAAACatctcaaataaaaataaatgacttATGGTAACAAAAACCATCCGTTGTATTCGGCATAGTAAAACACCCACGCACACGCACCTGCATATGCCTAGCATGGAAACACAAATATGGCGACTAAACAGCATTGACCATGACTAAACATACCTAGATATTGATGGTCAAATTATGCAACAGGAGAACATTCATGGGAGGATGTTGCTGTTGTGCTGTCACATCTACGACAGGAAACAAAAAgcagaagagaggaagaaagtcCCACGTGTACTAGTCAGACCAGATTGACAGATATATAAGTAGAGAGAGGTGGATTTTCATTCATTTCACTGTCTTGGAGAACCCATACATGCATCTCAAGCAGACTATCTAATGCAAGCAGACTATCTAACGATTCCAATCTGCTGAGAGAGAAGAAGCCGGTGTCTCAATCCTCCCCTGGGAGGGAAGCATCAGGTGGGTTCACTCAGACACATGAGACAGAATTACTCAGCATCTGTCAACAGGACATGAACAAAATGGTGAACATGTAAAACAGGGAATAAGATGTTAAACTTTATGTCATTTTGAAAGTTCAATATTGAAACTTTGTTAATTGTAATGGCTTCATGACTGTACATGGTTAAAGTTCATCTACAGATGCATTTTGTAagtgtattacattttttattaaattaAAACAGCTTTTTTGTATGGGAGGGCAGTTCTATTGTCTCTAAGCCAGCCATCCTGACTGTAAGCTGACTGTAGTAAAATGAAATTAGGAAGAATAAAGTACTGTGCAACTTTCACCTATTTTGTTTTGCTCTACACAACACAGCCCTCGACATGGACAACACAACAGAATTGGCCCTGACCACTGTCAATAACAACTTCACCAAGAGCAACTGTTCCCGTGACAACGTGCTGAAGACGGTGGTGTTTCCTGTTCTCTactccctcctcttcctgttgGGCCTGTCGCTCAACGGCCTGGCAGTGTGGGTGTTCTTCAGCATCCCCAGCCGCTCCCACTTCATCATCTACCTCAAGAACATTGTGGTGGCCGACGTCCTCATGACCCTCACCTTCCCCTTCAAGGTGCAgttataatgataataatgataatgataataatgataattataataatgataatgataataatgataattataataatgataatgataataatgataataattattatattgaTAATGAAGATAATATTTAtactaatgataataatgataataatgataataataattatattgataatgatgataatatttatactaatgataataatgataatattgATAACAATGATAATaacgataataataataatgattataatgaaaataatgataataatgataataataattatattgaTAATGACAATATTTAtactaatgataataatgataataacgaTATTAttgataataattataataataatgataatattgATAATATTGATAATATTTATACTAATGATAATAACGATAATAttgataataattataataataatgataataatgataatattgATAATAATGATCATAATGAAAATAATAATGACAATATTGATAATAAAGATGTGTATTTCCTTCAGGTGCTGTCTGACTCCAACATGGCGTCCGTGGGTCTACGTGTCTTTGTCTGCCGCGTCTCCTCTGTGCTATTCTATCTCACCATGTACATCAGCATCCTCTTCTTTGGCCTCATCAGCATCGACCGCTGCAGGAAGACCCTCCAGCCCTTCAAGGTGACCAACAAGGCCCGTCTGGCCCACAGGAAGCTGCTCTCTGTGGCTATCTGGGCTTCCCTGCTGACCCTCTCCCTGCCCAACATAATCCTGACCAGCCGCAGCCCCACCTCGGCCTACTTCAAGTGCAGTGATCTTAAGACGAGGGCTGGGCTGCACTGGCATGAGGTGGTCAACTATGTGTGCCAGATAATCTTCTGGGGGAACCTGGTGACAGTGATAGTGTGTTACACCCTCATCACCAAAGAGCTGTACAGTTCATACGCCCGCACCAGGGCTTGCCGTTCTACCGGAGCCATGCACAACGCTGGTACTGCTGGGGGTAATGTTGAAGGGCAGCGCCAGCCCAGGAGGAAGAGTGTGAGTTCAAACGTCTTCCTGGTGATGGCCGTGTTCTTTGTGTGCTTCGTGCCGTTCCACTTCTCCCGCGTGCCGTACACCCTGAGTCAGACAAGGGTACACCTGTTTGACTGCAACTTCAAGCTGTTCTTCTTCCAGTTAAAGGAGAGTACACTCTGGCTGTCCTCCCTCAACTCCGTCCTGGACCCTCTCATCTACTTCTTCCTCTGTAAGTCCTTCAGAACCACCCTGTTCAAGACCCTCCGTCTCCCACCTGGGACCTGCAGCTGGCTCACTGGAAGAGGGTCCAGCCCCAACACAGTGGAGGATCAGACCACAGCACAGGAGACATCCCTGGGAGACAAATCTATCTGTATTTAGGTAACTAAAACTCTATGTTCTATCTATGTATCGTGAAGATCTGGGGAATGTTTCACAGAGGATTATACTGCCCTCTCCTGGAAGGTTGACTAAACTGAACTGTGTGTTGATTAAAATGTCTGGGCAATGGAAACAATCAATGTAAACTTCCAATGAGAAAAAATATTTTAGCTAGTGATGATTATGATAATATGCAGAGCAGCTGTTCCAGTACAGCAATAGCTCTATGTTTGTTACACCAGTCTGTTACACCAGTCTGTTACACCAGTCTGTAACACCAGTCTGtaacaccagtctgttacacCAGTCTGTTACACCAGTCTGATACACCAGTCTGTTACACCAGTCTGTAACACCAGTCTGTTACGCCAGTCTGTAACACCAGTCTGTTACGCCAGTCTGTTACGCCAGTCTGTTACACCAGTCTGTTACGCCAGTCTGTTACACCAGTCTGTTACGCCAGTCTGTTACACCAGTCTGTTACACCAGTCTGTTACACCAGTCTGTTACGCCAGTCTGTTACGCCAGTCTGATACACCAGTCTGTTACACCAGTCTGTTACACCAGTCTGTTACGCCAGTCTGTTACACCAGTCTGATACACCAGTCTGTTACACCAGTCTGTTACACCAGTCTGTTACACCAGTCTGTTACATAAGTCTGTTACACCAGTCTGTTACACCAGTCTGTTACGCCAGTCTGTTACACCAGTCTGATACACCAGTCTGTTACACCAGTCTGTTACACCAGTCTGATACACCAGTCTGTTACGCCAGTCTGTTACACCAGTCTGTTACACCAGTCTGTTACACCAGTCTGTTACATAAGTCTGTTACATAAGTCTGTTACGCCAGTCTGTTACGCCAGTCTGTTACGCCAGTCTGTTACGCCAGTCTGTTACACCAGTCTGTTACACCAGTCTGATACACCAGTCTGATACACCAGTCTGTTACGCCAGTCTGTTACACCAGTCTGTTACACCAGTCTGATACACCAGTCTGTTACACCAGTCTGTTACATAAGTCTGTTACACCAGTCTGTTACACCAGTCTGTAACAGTTAGTAGAATGTTAGAACACCCTCTAAACATCACCATAACCTCATGCCAAGGAATGCACCTCAGGTCTCCCTGTCTTTTCTCATAACAGCTTAGTTCCCTACACTGGCATTCTGCTTTGACTTCATCATTGTTTTGGCTTAGGAACTGAAATAAGAGATATAGGTATTGGCCCCTGTAATTATGTGTAACCATGTCACAGTGTTTACGCCTGTAACGCACAGGATCGAATTAGCAAAACGTTCTATACAGCATAAAATTGTGAAATCTGAATGTTTTTGTCTCTTCTATGAAATGATCCATGTATATAAACCATTCTTCAACACACCAATATGACACTAAGGGATAAATCTCCTGATTTAGACGATTAATTGAAAGCTAGTCGTTCTGTATGTCAGACAGACATTATACAACCTATTAACAGATGATCTATGGGGAGGTGAGAGGGTGTAGCCTGTTGCTGCAGGGGCGGATTGGCCATCTGGCAATTTTGGCAAATGTCAGATGGGGTGGACAATTTTTTTGTTGGGTGGGCAATGTTTTTGTTGGGTGTGCTGGTAgaaattgacacacacacacacaaaatatatatatgtaaaaaaaatatttaaaaaatgtggcaTGGCCAGCGGCCCATATATATATAGTTTGGGCCTGataagattattttttttaacgttttttGCATAATTACTCTTTTATACtaatctacaggtaactgcccacATGATGGAAACACTTAGTACATGAGGGATACAAATGATATTAAAAGCCGGTGcatccacacaggtgtggttcctgagttaattaagcaattagtATCCGAtcatgctgggcaggccattattttggaaAATATGTTGGCATATCCaatatatccttgcttcagggcctgagttacaggcagttagatttgggtatgtcatgttaggcgaaaattgaaaaaagggacGGATCCTTAAGAGATTTTaataagaatttaagctttctgctaatatcagatatgtctatgtcctgggaaacgttcttgttacttacaatctCATGCttatcgcattagcctacgttagctcaactgtcccgcagGGGACCAGGCAATCCCGAAGGAGTTTTAAAGAACCaggttcatcaaatcaaatcaaatcaaattaaatcagctgatatctcaaagtgctgtacagaaacccagcctaaaaccccaaacagcaagcaatgcaggtgtaaaagcacggtagctaggaaaaactccctagaaaggccaaaacctaggaagaaacctagagaggaaccaggctatgaggggtggccagtcattTTCtgcctgtgccgggtggagattataacagaacatggccaagatgttcaaatgttcataaatgaccagcatggtcaaataataataatcacagtagttgtagagggtgcaactggtcagcacctcaggagtaaatgtcagttggcttttcacagccgatcattgagagtatctctaccgctcctgctgtctctagagacttgaaaacagcaggtctgggacaggtggaATGTCCGGtgagcaggtcagggttccatagccgcaggcagaacagttgaaactggagcagcagcacggccaggtggactggggacagcaaggagtcatcatgccaggtagtcctgaggcatggtcctagggctcatgtcctctgagagagagagagaaagagagaattagagagagcataccgGATATAACAGATAAGATAAGACAGAGAAATACTccgatataacagactgaccctagccccccgacaagaggggtcgggagacactgtggccccatccgatgataccctcggacagggccaaacaggcaggatataaccccactcactttgccaaagcacagctcccacaccactagagggatttcTTCagccaccaacttactatcctgagacaaggccgagtatagcccccaaagatctccgccacggcacaacccaagggggggcgccaatccagacaggaagaccacgtcagtgactcaacccactcaagtgacgcacccctcctagggacggcatggaagagcaccagtaagccagtgactcagcccctgtaatagggttagaggcagagaatacgagcggagagaggggaaccggccaggcagagacagcaagagcggttcgttgctccagtgcctttccgttcaccttcacactcctgggccagactacactcaatcataggacctactgaagagataagtcttcaaaTAGGTACAAGTACTCTGGTGAGCCGCACGGGGAGTTTCCCCATCTTCCATTTCTCGCTCCCCTCTCCATGCTACCCTGTTGCCCAAATCTCTCCAGGTGCTCTCTGGGGCCAATGAGAGGTTTATGGACACTACCCTGGTCTCGGAGCTGGGAATCCCCAcacaacccctctccattcccatggacgtcaGAGTGTTGGATGGGCGCTCTATTGGCAGAGTCACCCACTCTATGTGTCCCATTAACCTGGGAGAGTCGGGTAATACAGCAAGTCTATGCAGTTCCTGCCCATCGAATCCCCTCATGCACCCGTGGTTTTGGGGTTTTCCTGGCTCCAGAGGCACAATCCTCTGGTCGACTGGGCTACGGGTTctatcctgggttggagcccgttTTGCCATGAGCATTGTCTGAAGTCGGCACTGCCttccccgggacgtcttcctgcgGGCTTGGGCAAAGCTCCAGACCTCTCCACCgttcccgcggagtaccaggaaCTCCGGGAGGTTTTCAGCAAGTCTTGTGTCATCTCGCTTCCTCCGCATCAGCCCTATGACTGCGCCATTAACCTTCTCCTGGGCACTACACCACCTCAGGGGCGACTTTATTCCCTGTCAGGGCCGAAGACTAAGCCGATGGAGACATATATTGAGGACTCCCTGGCTGCAGTGGGTatccgtccttctgcctcccccatCCGTGTATCGACTACTGGGGCCTGAATGACATCACGGTTAAAAACCGTTACCCGCTTCCACTCATCGCCTCGGCTTTCGAGCCTCTCCAGGGGGCTACCATCTTCTCCAAGTTGGACCTCCAGAATGGCTACCATCTGGTTCGTATACGGGATGAGCCTTTAACGCAGCTAGCTGGCACTACGAATATATCGCCCTGGTAAACAACTTTCTCCGGGACATGTTGAATCGGTTCGTATTCGTCTACCTTGATGGCATACTTGTGTTTTCCACTCAGCTCAAGAACATGTCCTCCATGTCAGACATGTCCTCCAGTGTCTTCTGAAGAACCAGCTGTTCCTTAAAGCGTAAAAATGTGAATTCCATcactccaccatctccttccttgGGTACATCATCGCTGCAGGCAACATACAGATGGATCCTGAAAaggtggtggtggattggccacCTCCAGAATACAGCTGCAAAGCTTCCTGGGGTTTGCCAATTTCTACCGCCGGTTCATCTGAGGCTACAACACCTGGGCTTCCCCCCGTCAGTGCTCACCTCTACCAAAGTCCCATTTACATGGTCTCCAGCTGTAGACCAGGCGTTCTTGGACCTCAATCACCAATTCACCACCCTCCCATCCTAATCCATCCGGATCCGACCCGgcagtttgtggtggaggttgATGCCTCAGACGTTGAGTGGGGTCTGTCCTGTCCCAGAGTTCGGCCCAAGACCAAAAGCTGCATCCTTGCGTTTTCCTCTCCCATCGTCTCAACCCCACAGAAAGGAATTACGACGTGGGTAACCAGGAACTACTGGCggtgaagatggcattggagaagtggaggcactggttagaGTATGGACAGTTCACGAGGACCTGGAATATCTCTGCAACGCCAAGTGCCTCAACTCCAGACAAGCTCAATGTGCTCTGCTGTTCACCTGATTCAACCTCACCATCTCCTACCGGCCGGGGTCCAAGAATGTGAAACCGGATGCGCTGTCATACCTCTACAGCGCCACTACTACACCATCAGACCCcgagaccatcctccctacctcttGTCTTGCGGCTGCACTCATCTGGGGTATAGAGAACCCGGTCCTTGAGGCACAGGGGGGGGGGGCCCGGCTAACCGGATGTTTGTCCCGGACTTTGCCCGTTCCTCGGttctggaatgggctcattcctctcGACCAGCCTGACATCCTGGCTCCCGTCAGACCCTGGTGTTTGTATGACAACATttttggtggcctaccttggATCCTGGCGTCTACGCGTTCATCGCCGCCTGCACCGTGTGTGCCCAGAAAAGACTCCTTGGGAAGCTCTGGCTGGCCTCCTTCAATCACTTCCCatccctcaccgtccctggtaACATATATCCCTGAACTTCATCACAGGTCTCcacccgtctgatggcaacatgGTTATCCTTACCGTGgtggaccggttttccaaagccgcccatttCATTCCTCTCACCAAGCTACCTtaagccaaggagacggcccagctcatggtgcagcacatcttcTGGATCCATGGACACAgtctccgaccggggtcctcagttctcgtcccattACTGGGAGACGTTCTGCATGCTCATTGGgttgtcggccagcctgtcctccgtaTTCCACCCCCAGTCTAACGGCCAGTCATGGagcgagccaatcaggacctggaaaCGACTCTTCACTGCCTGGTCTCTGCAAATCCCACCAACTGGAGCCAGCAGCTCATGTGGGTAgaatacgcccgcaacaccctCCCTTGCTCAGCCACTGGTCTCTCACCTGTTGAGTTCTCCCTGGGATATCAGCCACCGCTCTTCCAAGAGCGGCTCTtcctcggcccagatgttcgaGCCCAGTTGGCTCTTCTCAAGAAcacctccaggtatcgatgaCACGCCGACCGCCACCGGACCCCGGCTCCCCGTTATCATCtcaggcagagggtatggctgtccactcaGGATCTGCCCCTCTGGGTAGAGTCCCGCAAACTGTGTCCCCATTTAAttggccctttccccatctccaagattcttagcccctctgctgttcatcttctgttgccccgtaccgtCCATAAacatcccacctttcatgtgtctaggattaaacctaTGTCTCACAGCCTTTTGTCTcatgtttccaggcccacccctcttcCCCGTCTCATCGACGGCCAACCAGCGTACATGGTGAAGCGCCTCCTGAAGGTTTGGCCACggggcaggggattccagtacctggttgactgggagggttatggcccggaggagaggtgctgggtccccgctagGAACATTctggacccagccctcatcgcTGCATTCTATCGTTGGCACCCCGGTCAaacaggtatgcgcccaggtaggacgccaggtggcgcccctagagggctgtcaaaccctgatctgtttcacctgtctttgtgctcgtctccacccccatccaggtgttgcccatctgccccattatcccctgtgtatttatacctgtgttctctgtttgtctgttgccagttcgtcttgtcttgtcaagtcTTACCAGCGTGCTTTCCCGTCTTCCTGTTcctcaagttctgtttcctagtttttcccagttttgacccttcTGCCcaccctgaccccgagcctgcctgccgtcctgtacctgcctgactctgacctgataaCAAAcatctgcctgtcctcgacctgccctttgcctgccccgTGTTTCTAATAAATtatctgagaactgtactatccgcctccggtgtctgcatctgggtcatatcctgagtcgtgataatatatacataatatgacatttgaaatgtctttgttctgtttactgttaatttttattgcttatttcgcttttgtttattatctccTTCACTTGCtatggcaatgttaacatgtatttcccatgccaataaagtccttacattgaaattgaattgagtaTATGGCATCCTCACATCTAATTTGATGAGGTCTGATCTTTTGAAGAAGCTAAAACAGCAACTTCCCCgtgagaaaaatacaaaaatgcaTAACCTCCCTAGCATGCTGAATCCAGGGGACTGTTGGGAGAAATACTATTCCACCATTTATAGACGTTAGCCTGTGGTGCTATCAGCAGCAGTGCACCATTCATGACAACAACAATTCTCTAACATCATATGGCTCAGTTTTCAGAGCATGGCTCTTGCAACACCAGGATTATGGGTTTGATTCCGGGGTCATATTAAATGTACacgaccgttcaaaagtttggcgtcacttagaaatgtccttgtttttgaaagaaaagcaaattttttgttcattaaaatagcatcaaattgatcagaaatacagtgtagacgttgttaatgttgtaaattactattgtagctggaaacggcagattttttatggaatatctacataggcgtacagaggctcattatcagcaatcatcactcctgtgttccaatggcacgttgtgttagataatccaagtttatcattttaaaaggctaattgatgattagaaaacccttttgcaattatgttagcacagctgaaaactgttgtcctgattaaagaagcaataaaactgccattctttatactagttgagtatctggagcatcagcatttgtgggtttgattacaggctcaaaatggccagaaacaaagacctttcttctgaaactcgtcagtctattcttgttctgagaaatgaaggcaattcCATGTGAGTtcttgccaagaaactgaagatctcgtacaacgctgtgtactactcccttcaccgaacagcgcaaactggctctaaccagagcAGAAAGCGGttaagacagcagctactcttcctggggtcttaATTAAGACAGTTATAGATATTTAAATTAAGACAGTTAtagatattttttaaacattacaatacattcacaacagatttcacaacatattaaatTGTGGCGAAAGCTGAAGATACTGATAACTAACACAGTGTGTTAGCTCTATTTGACCTCTTGCCCATCTCCAGGAAGTGTATTAGGTGACATAGAAAATACATTGCAGTAACATATCTCACATGTACGCAGAGAAATCGTAGTGACTTTCCTCCATGCAAAGACAGTCTTTCACAACTTCACCGGTGAGTTTCCTTAATTTATTTATATCAACACATCTTTTTGTCTTAAATAATATTTTCACTGTTTTGACTTGGAAGAATGTAAATTTACTAGCTATTCTCTCATGACAAAGAATGTATGCAAATATAACAAATCTGACAAAAGCATGCCTTTGACACAGAAAGAATACGTTTTGGattattttcagaaatgtttttcttgtgaagtttctTATGAATCACAATCATAAGACTTGTATACAATATCAATTGTATTTTGCAATAACCATAGAGTatcaattcacacaatgaaaatGAACCATATTGTGGTGTCAAATTTATTTTTGAATAAAAAGATAAACATTAAAAGGTGAAATCTGTAAATGGTACATCCATGTTTTGACTTTATAACCCTCAAACTACGGacttcttttggggggggggatttttaAATACATTATTTCTGTTGAACATGTCTGTAACGGGTgtcataaggattggaccaaggtgcagcgggaacatgtaaactcatcttctttattaaatcaaaagaaggaaaaacaaaccacgtatacaaaacaacgaacgacactaaacagtcctgtcaggtgcacagacacaaaacaggagacaactacccacaaatccca is a window encoding:
- the LOC115206867 gene encoding P2Y purinoceptor 12-like, with product MDNTTELALTTVNNNFTKSNCSRDNVLKTVVFPVLYSLLFLLGLSLNGLAVWVFFSIPSRSHFIIYLKNIVVADVLMTLTFPFKVLSDSNMASVGLRVFVCRVSSVLFYLTMYISILFFGLISIDRCRKTLQPFKVTNKARLAHRKLLSVAIWASLLTLSLPNIILTSRSPTSAYFKCSDLKTRAGLHWHEVVNYVCQIIFWGNLVTVIVCYTLITKELYSSYARTRACRSTGAMHNAGTAGGNVEGQRQPRRKSVSSNVFLVMAVFFVCFVPFHFSRVPYTLSQTRVHLFDCNFKLFFFQLKESTLWLSSLNSVLDPLIYFFLCKSFRTTLFKTLRLPPGTCS